From a single Diceros bicornis minor isolate mBicDic1 chromosome 6, mDicBic1.mat.cur, whole genome shotgun sequence genomic region:
- the LOC131406903 gene encoding ral guanine nucleotide dissociation stimulator-like isoform X3: MLGDTPPVPQEPFQKVVPSQCLGSTWGKRNKPGNEHLAHTVQANIDHFRRVANLVITTCLGVPSMMAQDRVRVVERWIQVAQECEILKNFSSPRTVISSLQKTSICHLKNTWRKFPGGALHVCPPEGNPQRVQEKQQQQQVKHQG, encoded by the exons atgctgggtgacactccccctgttccccaggagcctttccagaaggtggtgccctctcagtgtctgggctccacctggggcaagaggaacaagcccggcaatgagcacctggcacacaccgtccagGCCaatatcgaccacttcagaagggtggccaacctcgtcatcaccacctgccttggggtcccgagcatgatggcccaggacagggtgagggtggtggagcgctggatccaggtggcccag gagtgcgagatcctgaagaacttctcctcgccccgcactgtcatctcttctctgcagaaaacatccatatgccacctgaagaacacatggaggaagtttcctg gaggggccctccacgtttgccccccggagggcaacccccagagagtgcaggagaagcagcagcagcagcag
- the LOC131406903 gene encoding ral guanine nucleotide dissociation stimulator-like isoform X1: MLGDTPPVPQEPFQKVVPSQCLGSTWGKRNKPGNEHLAHTVQANIDHFRRVANLVITTCLGVPSMMAQDRVRVVERWIQVAQECEILKNFSSPRTVISSLQKTSICHLKNTWRKFPGGALHVCPPEGNPQRVQEKQQQQQGNEINLEKRTEEQLWHSLQGRGRRWKSETLWGEQFLAPPLVSYIEWKILVEVETHPVGAWVEWRMASRKTSWRRG; this comes from the exons atgctgggtgacactccccctgttccccaggagcctttccagaaggtggtgccctctcagtgtctgggctccacctggggcaagaggaacaagcccggcaatgagcacctggcacacaccgtccagGCCaatatcgaccacttcagaagggtggccaacctcgtcatcaccacctgccttggggtcccgagcatgatggcccaggacagggtgagggtggtggagcgctggatccaggtggcccag gagtgcgagatcctgaagaacttctcctcgccccgcactgtcatctcttctctgcagaaaacatccatatgccacctgaagaacacatggaggaagtttcctg gaggggccctccacgtttgccccccggagggcaacccccagagagtgcaggagaagcagcagcagcagcag gggaatgagatcaaccttgagaagaggactgaggagcagctgtggcactccttgcaggggaggggaaggaggtggaaatcagagaccctctggggagaacagtttctggctccaccccttgtatcttacattgagtggaagattttggtagaagtcgagacccatccagttggcgcgtgggttgaatggaggatggcatcaaggaaaacttcttgg
- the LOC131406903 gene encoding ral guanine nucleotide dissociation stimulator-like 2 isoform X2, with the protein MLGDTPPVPQEPFQKVVPSQCLGSTWGKRNKPGNEHLAHTVQANIDHFRRVANLVITTCLGVPSMMAQDRECEILKNFSSPRTVISSLQKTSICHLKNTWRKFPGGALHVCPPEGNPQRVQEKQQQQQGNEINLEKRTEEQLWHSLQGRGRRWKSETLWGEQFLAPPLVSYIEWKILVEVETHPVGAWVEWRMASRKTSWRRG; encoded by the exons atgctgggtgacactccccctgttccccaggagcctttccagaaggtggtgccctctcagtgtctgggctccacctggggcaagaggaacaagcccggcaatgagcacctggcacacaccgtccagGCCaatatcgaccacttcagaagggtggccaacctcgtcatcaccacctgccttggggtcccgagcatgatggcccaggacagg gagtgcgagatcctgaagaacttctcctcgccccgcactgtcatctcttctctgcagaaaacatccatatgccacctgaagaacacatggaggaagtttcctg gaggggccctccacgtttgccccccggagggcaacccccagagagtgcaggagaagcagcagcagcagcag gggaatgagatcaaccttgagaagaggactgaggagcagctgtggcactccttgcaggggaggggaaggaggtggaaatcagagaccctctggggagaacagtttctggctccaccccttgtatcttacattgagtggaagattttggtagaagtcgagacccatccagttggcgcgtgggttgaatggaggatggcatcaaggaaaacttcttgg